The region AAAGTTATAGTTATTTCAAGTGTGCTCACCAAGCATGAGTTACCAAAACGTATGAAATTGGCGAAAGTCACTAAAATATATAAATATTTACCAACGCATTTAGTAAGGGATTTTGAAACCTATACAAAATATACATTTGGGAGTAATTTAGAAAGACGTGTAAAATTATATAAAAAATATCTGTCTGTACGTGACAAAAATTATTTAGATTGGGCCATAGAACAAGTAGTGTGTTGGGAGCAAGAACAACCTTTGCCAAATACAATACATATTCATGGCGATAAAGATGCCGTCTTTCCATATCAATATATTAAAAATTGTATTACTGTTAAAGAAGGCACACATATTATGATTATAAATAAGTATAAATGGTTTAATGAAAATTTACCACAATTAATTTTAGACGATAAAGTGGCTTAAAATTTGATGCTATTTCTTATTAAATTAAAACAATACCAATATTATGAAACACATTTATAAAGGACTTACATTTATAGGCCTATTAGGAGTTGTAGCCTTGTCTATTAATGCGGTTGGAGATCCAGAAACCGATGAAAATTTTGAGAAAAAACAGTTTAATGATTATAATGTTTACGCATTACAAATGCCTGAACAATTAGATTTTGCAGGAGAAGCGTTGCCTTTAGGCGATCCCGATGTCTATGAGCGTATGGATAGAGAATTATTGGTAAATACCTATTGGCAATCTAATGCTTTACTACTGTTTAAACGTGCGCATAAATACTTTCCTGTTATAGAGCCTATATTAGAAAAACATGGTATTCCAGACGATTTTAAATATTTAGCGGTTATTGAAAGTGGTTTAACTAATGCTGTATCGCCTGCTGGAGCAAGAGGTTTTTGGCAAATAATGAAAGCAACTGCTAAAGATTTTGGTCTGGAGGTAAACGATAATGTAGATGAACGTTATAATTTAGAAAAAGCAACAGAAGTAGCTTGTGAGTATTTAAAAAAATCGAAAGCACAATTAGGATCTTGGACCTTAGCAGCAGCAGCTTATAATGCAGGGAATAGTGGTGTTTCTTCCCGCTTGGAAGCGCAACAAGTTAATGACTATTATGATTTGTTATTAGGTGAAGAAACTGGGCGTTATGTATTTAGAATTATTGCATTGAAGGAAATTTTAAATAACCCTTTAAAATATGGATTTAATTTTAGAGAAAAAGACCTTTATACCCATGTGCCTACATATACTGTAAAAGTAGATACAGCTGTAACAGATTTCGCAGCCTTTGCTCAAAAATTTGATATTAACTATAAAGTTTTAAAAATTCATAACCCGTGGTTACGTGAAGCGTTTTTAAATAACAGTTCTAGAAAATTATACGAGATAGAAATTCCTAAAGTAGGATATTATAAATAGTAAACACTAGTATTTATAAAAAAAAAGCGTTGAAGTTGATCAACGCTTTTTTTATGATGTAAAATAGTTATATTATCGTCTTCCGCCTCTTGGTTGTCTGTGACCACCAAAATGTTGGTTAGGGGCTTGAGCACGTTTCATGTTTTCTTTCATCATTTTTATCTGATCGGTTAACATGCCTTGTTTGTCAAGTTTTTGAGCTTCTGTTAACAATTTACTAGCTTCTTGTTTTCTACGTTTAGATAAAGCAATACCTGCTAAACTTAGTTTAGCCATAGCTAAATCATGATCCATGTTTAAGCCTAAATCAACAGCTTTTTTTAAGTATTTTTCAGAGACATTCATGTTGGTTTGTGAAACCATAATACCGTGTAAATAGTTGTAATAACCTTGTTGTTTAGTGACTAAGGCAGACTCTGGATTTTTAATTTTGTTTAACCATTTTGTTGCGCCTTCAAAATCTTGTTTGCGCAACCTTAAAAAAGCAAGAAGAATAAATTCATTTTTAAAGTATAAGAAAATGAAAACAGAAGATAATAAGATAAACATAATCCCATTTCCTATGTTGCCTTCTATAAATTGATAAACTGCATAGGCTATTATTAAAGCAGCAATTACTAATTTTATGTTTTTGTTGTACATATACTTTTATTTAATTTTATAAGTTGTTATAGATGTTACTTCAGTAGGGTTCGTATGTGTTGTGTGGTTCAAATCAAAGGCATTGCTAGCCTCTGCATTTACAGTCATTTCATTTATAAAACCAGTATTTTTATCGGCGATAACGACAATAGTTTGTTTTCCTTTTAAAAGCAAATTGGTATACTCGTCTTCAATAATCATACTTAAATCCGATTTTGCGTCTAATTGTACAGTATCGGTTATATTCTTTAATTTCCAGGTATTTACTGCGTTTATTTCTCCTGTATACGCATTGGTCCAAGTATCTCCAATCTTAACTTTTTGTTTAGGATAAATATGGGTAAGTTGCTCAAAGCTTTTAGAGAGAGATTCGCTTCCAAACTCAGATTTCATGGATTCTATCATAAGCTGTTTTGTAAA is a window of Formosa sediminum DNA encoding:
- a CDS encoding alpha/beta hydrolase family protein — protein: MNQDIIHVYFMPGMAANSTIFEYIKLPKARFKIHLLEWVLPYKNETLSEYAKRICEGIKEDNPVLVGVSFGGILVQEMSKHIKTRKVIVISSVLTKHELPKRMKLAKVTKIYKYLPTHLVRDFETYTKYTFGSNLERRVKLYKKYLSVRDKNYLDWAIEQVVCWEQEQPLPNTIHIHGDKDAVFPYQYIKNCITVKEGTHIMIINKYKWFNENLPQLILDDKVA
- a CDS encoding DUF2892 domain-containing protein, yielding MYNKNIKLVIAALIIAYAVYQFIEGNIGNGIMFILLSSVFIFLYFKNEFILLAFLRLRKQDFEGATKWLNKIKNPESALVTKQQGYYNYLHGIMVSQTNMNVSEKYLKKAVDLGLNMDHDLAMAKLSLAGIALSKRRKQEASKLLTEAQKLDKQGMLTDQIKMMKENMKRAQAPNQHFGGHRQPRGGRR
- a CDS encoding lytic transglycosylase domain-containing protein; translated protein: MKHIYKGLTFIGLLGVVALSINAVGDPETDENFEKKQFNDYNVYALQMPEQLDFAGEALPLGDPDVYERMDRELLVNTYWQSNALLLFKRAHKYFPVIEPILEKHGIPDDFKYLAVIESGLTNAVSPAGARGFWQIMKATAKDFGLEVNDNVDERYNLEKATEVACEYLKKSKAQLGSWTLAAAAYNAGNSGVSSRLEAQQVNDYYDLLLGEETGRYVFRIIALKEILNNPLKYGFNFREKDLYTHVPTYTVKVDTAVTDFAAFAQKFDINYKVLKIHNPWLREAFLNNSSRKLYEIEIPKVGYYK
- a CDS encoding DUF6263 family protein, yielding MTVKQQATQDIVQCDQGIEHKIHNNLEENYTFKVVSKTDSTYRLTFHFNHFKLKTTSNRLGVLVDVDTNKPVLEGDTEGKIFSGLTRSELQIEMTYTGEIIQVFGAENMINNMVSLAGVQDEFTKQLMIESMKSEFGSESLSKSFEQLTHIYPKQKVKIGDTWTNAYTGEINAVNTWKLKNITDTVQLDAKSDLSMIIEDEYTNLLLKGKQTIVVIADKNTGFINEMTVNAEASNAFDLNHTTHTNPTEVTSITTYKIK